CTAAATATTTTTAAATCTACTAAACCATTAGTTTGTCCAGGTCTCCCGAACAATTTTTTGATAGCATTAAAGTCTAAGTTATCTGCGTTGTTTCTTGCTTGTAATGTATAAGCATCTTTACGAATATCATCATCTTCAAATAATTGATACAGTTCGTAAGAAACAACATATTCTGGGATAAGATTTGTAAGGCCTCCTTGGCTCCAAGTTACACCGATGTTAAATCCAAGAATGGATAATTCATTTTCTATGTAAAAAAGTACTCCAGCTCTACTTGTATCTTCCCATACATCCACAACATCTGTGCGAGGGGCTACCGGGGTGCTTACACCATTAGCTACATTTATAGCATTTTGCCATTGGCCCATGTAAAGATATACACGTGATAGTAAAACTCTTACAGCATCTTTTCCCATTCTACCTGGTCCATTGGTCTCATTTATGTCAGCTAATGCTTCTGATAAATCTTGTGCAATTTTATCATAGGTTGCGCCAACGGTTTCTCTTGCAGGTTCAATTAGCGGATCTGGCTCAGTAACATAGGCAATACCTAAACTTCCGTTTGCGTCACCTGATTGAGTAGGTATTTTTGCAAAGAAAGTTGCAAGGTCTAAATGTGCAAGAGCTCTTAAAGCTTTCGCCTCAGCAACAACGTTTGCCTTGTTTTCACCATCATAACTTTCGCTTTTTGAAATTAGCAAGTTAGCGCGGTTTATCAATTGATAGGCTCTTTGGTACAATCCGCCCATTGGTTCATCAGCGGCTCCATACTGCCAGTTATGTAGTGTTCTTCTGGTATTTCTTCCACGTTGTGCGAAAGTAACATTATCTGAAAGTACATCTGGAGCATCATACATTCCTCCAGCATCACTTCCACCATATAGTGGTCCGAATGTTAGTGCTCTGTAGATACCACGAGTGGCATTTTCAAAATCTTCTGCCGTAACATAGGCATTTTCTGTACCGAACTCATCGAAAGGTACTTGATCCAGTTCTTCATCACAGGAAGTTAAGCCCCCTACGAATAATGCCAAAACTGTTATTTTATAAATTATGTTTTTCATTTTTACTTTTTTTTAGAATTAGAAACTTACGTCCAAACCTACTTGGAAAGATTTTGTGTTTGGATAGCTATATAGAGTAGCCTCACCAGGTGCTACTACATCTGCAAAAGAAATAGTTTCACCAGATGAAAGACCTACCTCAGGATCTCCCCAGAATTTTGTGAAAGTCAATAAGTTTTGGCCTTGTGCATAAATTCTTAAAGAGCTAATTGGAGTTTTTTCCAAATATTTATTTGGGAAACTATATGACAATGTAATGTTTCGCATACGTATATAATCTCCTTTTTCTAACCAACGGTCAGAATTTCCAGTAACAGTTGCGTCATCTGCAGCATAAATTGGACTTGGTAATACCCCTGTATCACCAGGTTGTTGCCAGTAGTTGAAAGCGCCAACTGCTTGATTGTCAGCTATTGCAAGACCGTCAGATTCGCGATCGCTTCTCACAAAGTTATTGATCCAGTTTCCAGCTTTGAATACAAAATCTGTACGTAATCCAAATCCTTTATAGGTAATGTTAGAGAAGAAACCTCCTTCTTTATCTGCAATTGTAGATTTTCCTTGGAAAACACGATTGTCGTTTTCGTCAGTAGGTAAGTCTGAAGCAAAATATGTATTGCCATCGGCTCCGTAAAACAGGGAT
The Aequorivita iocasae genome window above contains:
- a CDS encoding RagB/SusD family nutrient uptake outer membrane protein translates to MKNIIYKITVLALFVGGLTSCDEELDQVPFDEFGTENAYVTAEDFENATRGIYRALTFGPLYGGSDAGGMYDAPDVLSDNVTFAQRGRNTRRTLHNWQYGAADEPMGGLYQRAYQLINRANLLISKSESYDGENKANVVAEAKALRALAHLDLATFFAKIPTQSGDANGSLGIAYVTEPDPLIEPARETVGATYDKIAQDLSEALADINETNGPGRMGKDAVRVLLSRVYLYMGQWQNAINVANGVSTPVAPRTDVVDVWEDTSRAGVLFYIENELSILGFNIGVTWSQGGLTNLIPEYVVSYELYQLFEDDDIRKDAYTLQARNNADNLDFNAIKKLFGRPGQTNGLVDLKIFRAAEASLNAAEAYYNLGQEGPARTALDRVRSKRYTTPPSGETGTALRDAIRLERRLEFAFECQRFFDIKRWGQAVERESFGDLADGTGTPSDQLTLPAGSNKFQLPIPQSATDLNPNLTQNPGY